In Candidatus Methanomethylicota archaeon, one genomic interval encodes:
- a CDS encoding secondary thiamine-phosphate synthase enzyme YjbQ, translating into MIKVINVKSRGRVEFIDITDIINNAIKGDVEEGVCHIYSPHTTAGLTINEGYDENVARDIIESLNKIVPEDWQYKHMEGNATAHIKTSLIGSSLLIPISNGKLMLGRWQRIFLCEFDGPRERNIYLTIIPVKSKDH; encoded by the coding sequence ATGATTAAAGTAATAAATGTTAAGAGTAGGGGGAGAGTTGAATTCATAGACATAACAGATATAATCAATAATGCAATTAAGGGGGATGTTGAGGAGGGGGTTTGCCACATATACTCACCACACACCACAGCTGGATTAACAATAAATGAAGGTTACGATGAAAACGTCGCAAGAGACATAATTGAATCACTCAATAAGATCGTCCCAGAAGATTGGCAGTACAAGCATATGGAGGGGAATGCAACGGCACACATAAAAACCAGCTTAATAGGATCATCACTCCTAATACCAATAAGTAATGGTAAACTTATGCTTGGGAGATGGCAGAGGATATTCCTATGCGAATTTGATGGACCTAGAGAGAGGAACATATACTTGACAATAATACCAGTAAAAAGCAAGGATCATTGA
- a CDS encoding M81 family metallopeptidase yields the protein MRIAVASFSHETCTFVPVKTTYDMFKDFIVRGNAIFEHAKTHPNYIRGFMKVAEEEGAELVGILVAGQTSATGYSGWITLDAFDRIVGEILDGLKSSGPFDGVLLALHGAMAVEGVPKPEAEIVRRVRSVVGSIPIMVTLDLHANEDHELAEVADAVFILKTYPHVDSEDIGIIAARCMVKTIRGEFKPVMAFRKPKLVTASIYQATDRPPMKLVYDRCREWEAKGVYCASVAAGYAYADVPDIGASVFVVTNGDRDLAERAAQDISDLIWSLRHEFTKPIPKPREGVAEVLRLVNSGVKPILIAEHSDRIGDGTHVLRELISQGAKNFVIGGIADPKALEWLKNNAKIGDHVKIKIGGWAHPISGEPVEISGKLEFIGPIEYTLVGPMGRGRRVHEDLVALIDMGEGRHVIISKRLRAPMDDQGFKALGIEPRLKDIIVLKDRIHHRAFWDSVVALDYPIDSPGLGPADLTILEYHNVPDDFYPIGKLWRGKKV from the coding sequence TTGAGGATTGCTGTGGCAAGTTTCTCACATGAAACATGCACTTTTGTTCCAGTTAAAACCACTTATGATATGTTCAAGGATTTCATTGTTAGGGGTAATGCCATATTTGAGCATGCTAAGACGCATCCAAATTATATTCGTGGTTTCATGAAGGTTGCTGAGGAGGAGGGAGCTGAGCTTGTTGGGATATTGGTTGCAGGTCAGACGAGTGCAACTGGTTATAGTGGATGGATAACGCTAGATGCTTTTGATAGGATTGTGGGTGAAATTTTGGATGGCCTTAAAAGTTCAGGTCCATTTGATGGTGTTCTATTGGCGCTTCATGGGGCTATGGCTGTGGAGGGGGTTCCGAAACCTGAAGCTGAGATTGTTAGGCGTGTTAGGAGTGTTGTGGGGAGTATACCAATAATGGTTACATTGGATTTACATGCCAATGAAGATCATGAATTGGCTGAGGTTGCTGATGCAGTTTTCATTCTCAAAACATATCCACATGTGGATTCTGAGGATATAGGTATCATTGCAGCTAGATGTATGGTTAAAACCATTAGAGGTGAATTCAAACCAGTTATGGCTTTCCGTAAACCTAAACTTGTAACTGCAAGTATATATCAGGCGACAGATCGTCCTCCCATGAAGCTCGTTTATGATCGTTGTAGGGAGTGGGAAGCTAAGGGGGTTTACTGTGCATCTGTGGCTGCCGGTTATGCTTATGCTGACGTTCCAGATATAGGAGCTTCAGTTTTCGTTGTAACTAATGGTGATAGGGATTTAGCTGAGAGGGCTGCTCAAGATATTTCAGATCTCATATGGAGTTTACGTCACGAGTTTACGAAGCCCATACCCAAGCCTAGGGAGGGGGTTGCTGAAGTTTTAAGGCTTGTGAATAGTGGCGTTAAACCCATACTCATAGCTGAACATAGCGATAGAATTGGTGATGGAACTCATGTTTTGAGGGAATTGATTTCTCAAGGGGCTAAAAACTTCGTTATTGGCGGTATAGCTGACCCCAAAGCTTTGGAATGGTTAAAGAATAATGCGAAAATTGGAGATCACGTTAAAATTAAGATTGGAGGGTGGGCTCACCCAATTTCCGGTGAACCCGTTGAAATTAGCGGTAAACTTGAATTCATAGGTCCCATCGAGTATACATTGGTTGGACCCATGGGTCGGGGTAGACGGGTTCATGAAGACTTAGTTGCACTGATAGATATGGGTGAAGGTAGACATGTAATAATATCCAAGAGGCTTAGAGCACCAATGGATGATCAAGGGTTTAAAGCTCTTGGCATTGAGCCTAGATTGAAGGATATCATTGTTTTGAAGGATAGAATTCATCATAGAGCTTTCTGGGATAGTGTTGTAGCCCTCGATTACCCCATCGATTCACCTGGATTGGGACCGGCAGATTTAACGATACTTGAATACCATAATGTTCCAGATGACTTCTATCCGATTGGTAAGCTTTGGAGAGGGAAAAAAGTTTAG
- a CDS encoding ECF transporter S component has product MVMSLAKRVSTIGFMAALTCILTSMFQLYIYETHGYFNFGEIGVYVSAILFGPIVGAFAGGLGSAMADILLGYFWYAPGTLIIKGLEGFAVGLVYSLLNRLRFKRNFTGLVSSSIIAIILFSSLLYVGLNYYSGSSEFSFGFPILGYGTVNVGIPSIFWIFSSILLLIIFIYVYVKVDLRYLYMALSCLVGGSIMILGYFLYEFYVLSYGWAALVEVPFNFMQMLIGLIVSSMICVGIGRRGIMVGG; this is encoded by the coding sequence ATGGTTATGTCTTTGGCTAAGCGTGTTTCAACTATTGGGTTTATGGCTGCATTAACTTGTATATTGACGTCGATGTTTCAACTGTACATTTATGAGACTCATGGATACTTCAATTTTGGTGAAATTGGAGTTTATGTTTCAGCTATCCTTTTCGGTCCAATTGTTGGAGCTTTTGCTGGAGGGTTAGGGTCAGCTATGGCTGATATTCTTCTAGGATACTTTTGGTATGCCCCCGGAACATTAATTATTAAGGGTTTGGAGGGGTTTGCCGTTGGCCTCGTATATTCACTTCTTAATAGATTAAGGTTTAAACGTAACTTTACTGGTTTGGTTTCATCATCAATAATTGCAATAATCCTATTCTCCTCCCTCCTATATGTGGGATTAAATTACTATTCCGGATCGTCTGAATTCTCCTTTGGATTCCCCATTCTAGGTTATGGGACTGTGAATGTTGGTATTCCAAGTATATTTTGGATTTTTTCATCAATTCTTCTACTCATAATCTTCATTTACGTTTATGTTAAGGTTGATTTACGTTATCTTTACATGGCTTTATCTTGTCTGGTTGGGGGATCAATCATGATTTTAGGCTACTTCCTCTACGAGTTTTATGTTTTATCTTATGGTTGGGCTGCATTGGTTGAGGTTCCATTCAATTTTATGCAGATGCTTATAGGTTTAATAGTTTCCTCTATGATATGTGTTGGTATTGGTAGACGTGGTATTATGGTTGGTGGTTGA
- a CDS encoding AIR synthase family protein, with amino-acid sequence MGYLGKVPPSLLEKYVFGRIGVIDERVLVKPSIGEDAAIIDFGDKVLVVHSDPITGASKHIGWLSICVSTNDVAVRGAIPKWVSMVILLPEQFDENLLDSITREIDDAAKRLGVMIVCGHTEVTPKLDRPILISTAFGEALKGRVVTTGGAKPGDLIILSKGACIEGTFIFANEFYDLLIGKVSKDVIDRALNYIHLLSVLKDAQLAMSVGGVNSMHDPTEGGVLGGVQEMAQASSLGFILYEDKVIVNEETKIICEALDVDPLKTISSGALLISAKPDYAESIVNVLMDNGIKASIIGRFTCREFGWKLVKGDGSVLDVSEPVVDELWRIYGKLKS; translated from the coding sequence TTGGGTTATCTTGGGAAAGTTCCACCAAGTCTTCTTGAGAAGTATGTTTTTGGTAGGATTGGCGTTATTGATGAGAGGGTTTTGGTTAAGCCATCTATTGGTGAAGATGCGGCTATAATTGATTTTGGGGATAAGGTTTTGGTGGTTCATTCGGATCCCATTACTGGAGCATCTAAGCATATTGGTTGGCTTTCAATTTGCGTTAGCACCAATGATGTGGCTGTTAGGGGGGCTATTCCTAAATGGGTTTCCATGGTCATACTTCTACCAGAACAATTCGATGAAAATCTACTTGACTCCATAACTAGGGAGATTGATGATGCTGCTAAAAGGCTTGGCGTTATGATTGTGTGTGGTCATACTGAGGTTACCCCTAAACTTGATAGGCCAATACTCATATCCACAGCTTTTGGTGAAGCTTTAAAGGGGAGGGTTGTGACTACTGGTGGTGCAAAACCTGGTGACCTAATAATTTTGAGTAAGGGTGCATGTATTGAGGGGACATTCATATTTGCCAATGAATTCTACGATCTACTCATAGGTAAAGTTTCAAAAGATGTCATTGATAGGGCTTTGAACTACATCCATTTGCTCAGTGTTTTGAAAGATGCACAGTTGGCTATGAGTGTTGGTGGAGTTAATTCCATGCATGATCCAACGGAGGGAGGGGTTCTTGGTGGTGTTCAAGAGATGGCCCAAGCCTCCTCTCTAGGCTTCATATTATATGAGGATAAAGTCATAGTTAATGAGGAAACTAAAATTATATGTGAAGCTCTTGATGTGGATCCTTTGAAAACCATAAGTTCCGGTGCACTTTTAATTTCAGCTAAACCAGATTACGCTGAATCCATTGTTAATGTTTTGATGGATAATGGGATTAAGGCTTCAATTATTGGGAGATTTACCTGTAGAGAGTTTGGTTGGAAGCTAGTTAAGGGTGATGGATCTGTTTTGGATGTTTCTGAGCCTGTTGTTGATGAGCTTTGGCGTATTTATGGGAAGCTTAAATCTTAA
- a CDS encoding carbohydrate kinase family protein, whose product MSSRIVFIGHVSMDKVKNIYGEREQPGGAALYAAIAAKTLYEDVGIISAIGRDYKYKDILKIFSNRVIKEVKVPSTYFEINYDEKWNANYVKARIGAGRYVKAETIPVNWMTRKTLFHIAPMTPSKVERIIDKIKRYTPKSMISVNSWDGYMKDGKQRKHLISIMGKVDIMVLNESEAKLLARTDTLTQALNLLKCKMLVVTLGSLGAIVKINGESIMIPALTGMNLRIMDTTGAGDTWCGAFLAAYKITGDVTKSTITASLIATIKCTGWGFEELLKLKFHSIDDVAKYVLKLKEKPKQRSLIEYFKRS is encoded by the coding sequence TTGAGTAGTAGGATAGTGTTCATTGGACATGTTTCAATGGATAAAGTGAAGAATATCTATGGTGAAAGGGAGCAACCTGGAGGGGCAGCACTATATGCAGCTATAGCTGCAAAAACATTGTATGAAGATGTTGGGATAATATCTGCAATAGGGAGAGACTACAAGTATAAGGATATACTGAAAATATTCAGTAATAGGGTTATAAAGGAGGTTAAAGTTCCATCAACATACTTCGAAATAAACTATGATGAGAAATGGAATGCAAATTATGTAAAGGCGAGGATAGGTGCTGGAAGATATGTTAAAGCTGAAACTATACCAGTAAACTGGATGACTAGGAAAACCCTATTCCACATTGCACCAATGACTCCAAGCAAAGTTGAAAGGATAATTGACAAGATTAAGAGGTATACCCCAAAATCAATGATATCAGTAAATAGTTGGGATGGATATATGAAGGATGGAAAGCAAAGGAAGCATTTAATCAGCATAATGGGGAAAGTTGACATAATGGTTTTGAATGAATCTGAGGCAAAACTCCTCGCAAGAACAGACACATTAACCCAAGCATTAAATCTATTGAAATGCAAAATGCTTGTGGTAACTTTAGGGTCACTTGGAGCTATAGTGAAGATAAATGGGGAAAGCATAATGATACCAGCACTGACAGGCATGAACCTAAGGATAATGGATACAACTGGAGCTGGGGATACATGGTGTGGAGCATTCCTAGCAGCATACAAGATCACTGGAGATGTAACGAAATCAACAATTACAGCATCATTAATAGCCACAATAAAATGTACTGGATGGGGGTTTGAGGAATTATTGAAATTGAAGTTTCACTCAATAGATGATGTTGCAAAATACGTGTTAAAGCTTAAGGAGAAACCTAAACAGAGGAGTTTAATTGAATACTTCAAGAGGAGTTAA
- a CDS encoding ATP-binding protein, with translation MKELILKQNPWWIGEEDYDIRKWEGMKVKWIPEWIKQVSLQPYSLNFIIGPRQVGKTTGIKLLIRELLREGKPERIFYFDCTILTDADSLRRVLDEYMKMREGEGVKSSFIFLDEVTAVNGWWRIIKSYIDMGFFKNDVITVSGSSSIKLKGEVELFPGRRGYGKDIFVSPLSFREFLKIRGINVESCGEIGKDMNSLWKVNDKIRGEFENYIKHGGFPISINEIPAAEVQLIYSIESEILRAERRLELTKAIIASIMGKAPSPISFSTIGRDVGVSYKTVQEYIEMLQNLFILDMALFKDNGVKWRKERKFFFEDPFLAKTLSIWTGENYLESAFYEWIVQSHLKRRFGSVYYFRNGFEMDCIANGIKVEVKIGKPHRRYPKGILILDPENIHLFLAVL, from the coding sequence ATGAAAGAGTTAATTTTAAAGCAGAATCCTTGGTGGATTGGAGAGGAAGATTATGATATAAGGAAATGGGAGGGTATGAAGGTAAAATGGATTCCAGAATGGATAAAGCAAGTATCCCTCCAACCATACTCCCTAAACTTCATAATAGGTCCAAGACAGGTGGGTAAAACCACAGGAATAAAACTCTTAATAAGAGAACTCTTAAGGGAGGGGAAACCGGAAAGGATATTCTACTTTGATTGTACAATTTTAACTGATGCAGATAGTCTGAGGAGAGTCCTAGATGAATACATGAAGATGAGGGAAGGTGAAGGTGTAAAGAGCTCATTCATATTCCTAGATGAAGTAACAGCAGTTAATGGGTGGTGGAGGATAATTAAAAGCTATATTGATATGGGGTTTTTCAAAAACGACGTCATAACTGTGAGTGGTTCTTCATCAATAAAACTTAAAGGTGAAGTGGAACTCTTCCCCGGGAGAAGGGGGTATGGAAAGGACATCTTTGTTTCACCTCTATCATTTAGAGAATTCTTAAAGATAAGAGGCATTAACGTTGAGAGCTGTGGGGAAATTGGGAAGGACATGAATAGTCTCTGGAAAGTTAATGATAAGATAAGGGGGGAATTTGAAAACTACATTAAACATGGAGGATTCCCAATATCCATAAATGAAATACCAGCAGCAGAAGTGCAGTTAATCTATTCCATTGAAAGTGAAATATTGAGAGCTGAGAGAAGATTAGAATTAACAAAGGCAATAATAGCCAGCATAATGGGGAAAGCCCCCTCACCAATCTCCTTCTCAACAATTGGTAGAGATGTTGGAGTTTCATATAAAACAGTTCAAGAATACATTGAAATGCTACAAAACCTCTTCATCCTAGACATGGCGCTCTTCAAAGATAATGGAGTGAAATGGAGGAAGGAGAGGAAATTCTTCTTTGAAGATCCATTCCTAGCTAAAACATTAAGCATATGGACTGGTGAGAATTATCTTGAAAGCGCATTCTATGAGTGGATAGTTCAATCACATTTGAAAAGGAGATTTGGATCAGTTTACTATTTCAGGAATGGATTTGAAATGGATTGCATTGCCAATGGAATTAAAGTTGAAGTTAAAATTGGGAAGCCTCATAGGAGGTATCCAAAGGGCATTTTAATCTTAGATCCAGAAAACATACACTTATTCCTAGCAGTATTATGA
- a CDS encoding DUF2208 family protein, which yields MSDESKDSETSKVDEEVEEKEEVLYETDATELSVNDRNYRRLRAIGLLSFYFALAFILFLFIDVLAMIVVFIVMWFSPYPFIPTFAVYKITDRAVVDNKGRRLEITPEYKFQVNLRHSFVSLRKGRRSILWLYTNEPNKVVEILEKVSSICYDRLLKSKTEAPQKSEGKN from the coding sequence TTGTCAGATGAATCTAAGGATAGTGAAACTTCAAAGGTTGATGAAGAGGTTGAGGAGAAGGAGGAGGTTTTATATGAAACTGATGCCACTGAACTTAGCGTTAATGATAGGAATTATAGGCGCTTGAGAGCTATAGGGCTACTATCCTTCTACTTTGCATTGGCATTCATATTATTCCTATTCATAGATGTTTTAGCTATGATAGTGGTCTTTATAGTTATGTGGTTTTCCCCATACCCCTTCATACCAACCTTCGCTGTCTACAAAATAACTGATAGAGCTGTTGTGGATAATAAGGGTAGAAGGCTTGAGATAACCCCTGAATATAAATTCCAAGTGAACTTAAGGCATAGCTTTGTTAGTTTGAGGAAGGGTAGGAGATCAATCCTATGGCTATACACCAATGAGCCAAACAAGGTTGTGGAGATTTTAGAGAAGGTTTCCAGCATATGTTATGATAGACTTTTGAAATCTAAAACAGAAGCCCCACAGAAGAGTGAAGGTAAAAACTAA
- the thiW gene encoding energy coupling factor transporter S component ThiW: MGVMMRKNKGALNVKSIVLTAILSALSIILGYFSIPVGVMKILPFQHMMNGIAGIIVGPVYAAIAATITGIARNILGTGTIFAFPGGIPGAIVVGLAYKIIKRDEAALLEPIGTFIGALISPIIAGIALGKTMDAIAFIIPFMASSIPGSITGYIIIKLLKKRGILKNNTKPL; encoded by the coding sequence ATGGGGGTTATGATGAGAAAGAATAAGGGGGCATTAAATGTGAAAAGCATAGTTTTAACAGCAATACTATCAGCGCTATCAATAATCTTAGGATATTTCAGTATACCAGTGGGAGTTATGAAGATTCTACCATTCCAACACATGATGAACGGCATTGCTGGAATAATAGTAGGCCCAGTATACGCTGCAATTGCAGCCACAATAACAGGTATAGCCAGAAACATTCTCGGAACAGGAACAATATTCGCATTTCCTGGCGGAATTCCCGGAGCTATAGTAGTTGGATTAGCATACAAAATTATTAAACGCGACGAAGCAGCACTATTAGAACCCATTGGAACATTCATCGGAGCATTAATAAGCCCAATAATAGCGGGAATAGCCCTTGGAAAAACCATGGATGCAATTGCATTCATAATACCATTCATGGCAAGTAGTATACCAGGATCGATTACTGGATACATAATAATAAAATTGTTAAAGAAGAGGGGGATACTCAAAAATAATACCAAACCATTATAA